The stretch of DNA CTATCTGCTAAAAGTAAAAAAGCACCCTCGATAGGTGCTCTACTCTTTTTTAAATGACCCTAACATCGCTTTTATAATTCCACCAAGAAATTTAGGAAGTTTAATTGTATAAAATTTCATTCTATTCCCTCCTCGAAAAGTTTCCTCTACCGCATCATTTTATCACTGAACACATTAAATGTTTCTGTCTTGGCTTCTTATAACCAATAATATGCCTTCTATGAATGAAAAAGTACCAGAATTAAAAATGAGTTCATTACTAATACATAATGTCTCACCCCAAAAAATATTCCTATTTTTTAAATTGTATTTAAAGCCTGTTAGGGTGAGTTCTTTTACTTCTGGGGTTATTGGGATAAAAGAAATATAAGGAAAACGCACATCTTGTTCCAAGTTGTATTTACCTGGTTTTACTACATATAAAATGTTTTGGTTATCTATTATTTGTATAGAACACCCTTCATTTATTCCTTTAAGGAGGAGTTGTATGTTCCCAAAAAAATGATCTAGCCTCCCACCAGTACCACCGAATAATTTAATACTAGCCGGTTTTTCGTTAATAGCCCAGTTTACTGCAATTTCTGTATCAATTTCATCTTTTTCACTAGGCAATAAAAATAAGTTCGTTGTTTTTTTCTTTAATTCCATTAATTCATCATGAGAAACTGAATCAAAATCACCAAATGCTTTATCCGGAATAATTCCATATTCCTTTTGTAGAATCCATGTGCCACGATCTACTCCAACCCAAACTACATTTTCCCCTACCCATTCATGCAAGTTAGGCATATTCTCTACTGGCCCACCAGCCACTATATGTATATTCATTTTCATCTTTTCCTCTCTTCTTTTTTCATAAAATGGGCGATAAAAATAGTTAAAAATTGAGGAAGTCCAAACTAG from Sutcliffiella cohnii encodes:
- the spoVM gene encoding stage V sporulation protein SpoVM — encoded protein: MKFYTIKLPKFLGGIIKAMLGSFKKE
- a CDS encoding thiamine diphosphokinase; amino-acid sequence: MNIHIVAGGPVENMPNLHEWVGENVVWVGVDRGTWILQKEYGIIPDKAFGDFDSVSHDELMELKKKTTNLFLLPSEKDEIDTEIAVNWAINEKPASIKLFGGTGGRLDHFFGNIQLLLKGINEGCSIQIIDNQNILYVVKPGKYNLEQDVRFPYISFIPITPEVKELTLTGFKYNLKNRNIFWGETLCISNELIFNSGTFSFIEGILLVIRSQDRNI